A region of Pyxidicoccus parkwaysis DNA encodes the following proteins:
- a CDS encoding RCC1 domain-containing protein, with product MKCFRPVPALLALWLLAACGSDVASVQGVPAPPSIQVLTPETGASFDEPAVRLSGTVGTAAGLASLTARVDDGDARAATVTETQPGHYTFTVDLVLPPGESVVRLEAEDATGVRDSRTLRLRHTPDTTAPRVQVLSPVANQAFGVRRVSVDARVTDDRRVVSVAYVLNGGEEQTVQAKPDEAGALVFELTPKPGPNALVLRARDAYGNVGESTVAFHFGGLATAGALHSGLLRDGRVHAWGRNNRGQLGLGAAVTADQKQPRLVPGLEGVAAIAFNQNFSVALRSDGTVWTWGENADGQLGLGTPPAPGEPHTPDVTLRREPSRVPGLEGAVAVALGYRHALVLMEDGTVRAFGNNADGQLGDGTLESRDYPVTVQGLTDVVKVVGGSQHSAALKADGTVWVWGRNSYGNLGSGSADTAGHPAPVRVPELEHVVDLANGRDHLLALHADGSVSAWGLDASGQLGAGAPSVGDQSATPVKVKGLTDARAVFANGNFSFAVRVDGTLVSWGQNGNGQLCVGDKTDRAEPTPVATEVNPVATMGMGATHVLALRQDGSLYGWGWNLNGSLGSEAVIDRWSYTNPIAVPVP from the coding sequence ATGAAGTGCTTCCGCCCTGTCCCGGCGCTGCTCGCGCTGTGGCTTCTTGCTGCCTGCGGCTCGGACGTCGCGTCCGTGCAAGGTGTGCCCGCACCGCCGTCCATCCAGGTGCTGACTCCGGAGACGGGGGCGTCGTTCGACGAGCCCGCGGTGCGGCTGTCCGGCACGGTGGGCACGGCGGCCGGGCTGGCGTCACTGACGGCGCGGGTGGATGACGGCGACGCGCGAGCGGCCACGGTGACGGAGACGCAGCCGGGCCACTACACGTTCACCGTGGACCTCGTGCTGCCCCCGGGCGAGAGCGTAGTGCGGCTGGAGGCGGAGGATGCGACGGGCGTGCGTGACTCGCGGACGCTGCGCCTGCGCCACACGCCGGACACGACGGCGCCGCGGGTACAGGTGCTGTCGCCGGTGGCGAACCAGGCGTTCGGCGTGCGCCGGGTGTCGGTGGACGCGCGCGTGACGGATGACCGGCGCGTGGTGTCCGTCGCCTACGTGCTCAACGGCGGCGAGGAGCAGACGGTGCAGGCGAAGCCGGACGAGGCCGGCGCGCTGGTGTTCGAGCTGACGCCGAAGCCGGGGCCCAACGCGCTCGTCCTGCGTGCCCGGGATGCATACGGCAACGTGGGCGAGAGCACCGTGGCCTTCCACTTCGGAGGGCTGGCCACGGCGGGCGCGCTGCACAGCGGGCTGCTGCGCGACGGGCGCGTCCACGCGTGGGGCCGCAACAACCGGGGGCAGCTCGGCCTGGGCGCAGCGGTGACGGCGGACCAGAAGCAGCCGCGGCTCGTACCCGGGCTGGAGGGCGTGGCCGCCATCGCCTTCAACCAGAACTTCTCGGTGGCGCTCCGCTCGGATGGGACGGTGTGGACGTGGGGTGAGAACGCGGACGGGCAGCTCGGGCTGGGCACGCCTCCCGCGCCGGGCGAGCCGCACACGCCGGACGTCACCCTGCGCCGCGAGCCCTCGCGCGTGCCGGGACTGGAAGGGGCGGTGGCGGTGGCGCTCGGGTACCGGCATGCGCTGGTGTTGATGGAGGACGGCACGGTGCGCGCGTTCGGCAACAACGCCGACGGGCAGCTCGGCGACGGCACCCTCGAGTCGCGGGACTACCCGGTGACGGTGCAGGGGCTGACGGACGTGGTGAAGGTGGTGGGTGGCTCGCAGCACTCGGCGGCGCTGAAGGCTGACGGCACTGTCTGGGTCTGGGGCCGCAACAGCTATGGCAACCTGGGCTCGGGGAGCGCGGACACGGCGGGACACCCGGCTCCGGTGCGGGTGCCGGAGCTGGAGCACGTGGTGGACCTGGCGAATGGCCGGGACCACCTCCTCGCGCTGCACGCGGATGGCTCGGTGTCGGCGTGGGGTCTGGATGCCAGCGGACAGCTCGGCGCGGGCGCGCCCAGCGTGGGGGACCAGAGCGCGACGCCGGTGAAGGTGAAGGGCCTCACGGATGCGCGCGCGGTGTTCGCCAACGGCAACTTCAGCTTCGCGGTGCGGGTGGATGGCACGCTGGTGTCGTGGGGGCAGAACGGCAATGGACAGCTCTGTGTCGGTGACAAGACCGACCGCGCCGAGCCCACGCCCGTCGCCACCGAGGTGAACCCCGTTGCAACGATGGGCATGGGCGCCACGCACGTGCTCGCGCTGCGCCAGGATGGTTCGCTGTACGGATGGGGATGGAACCTCAACGGCTCGCTGGGCTCGGAGGCCGTCATCGACCGGTGGTCGTATACGAATCCCATTGCGGTGCCGGTGCCGTGA
- a CDS encoding chemotaxis protein CheW, whose amino-acid sequence MSVLHVVFKVDGAEYALPAADVLQMESYTGATPVPGAPSHVAGLVQVRGRVIPVVDARARFGLPAIQRSLDSRVVVGQLGQRTVGLLVDSAREVLKLDPAQVKPPPPLVMEGARGFVKAVAQVGPRLVMLIDFPRVIGEETPDGDGQR is encoded by the coding sequence ATGAGCGTGCTGCACGTGGTGTTCAAGGTGGACGGGGCCGAGTACGCGCTGCCCGCGGCGGACGTGCTGCAGATGGAGAGCTACACCGGTGCCACGCCGGTGCCGGGCGCTCCGTCGCACGTGGCCGGGCTGGTGCAGGTGCGCGGCCGCGTCATTCCCGTGGTGGACGCGCGGGCGCGCTTCGGGCTGCCGGCCATCCAGCGCTCGCTGGACTCGCGCGTGGTGGTGGGCCAGCTCGGGCAGCGCACGGTGGGGCTGCTCGTGGACAGCGCCCGCGAGGTGCTGAAGCTGGACCCGGCACAGGTGAAGCCGCCCCCTCCGCTGGTGATGGAGGGCGCGCGCGGATTCGTGAAGGCCGTGGCGCAGGTGGGGCCGCGGTTGGTGATGCTCATCGATTTCCCCCGGGTCATCGGGGAGGAGACGCCGGATGGCGACGGACAACGGTAG
- a CDS encoding methyl-accepting chemotaxis protein: MATDNGSGALALDDARTLAESASRSVQEGASMVQAVEALATRLAASGNEQAAASEQVRASIESIAAYVEETGLSVHELLRSQRTVSDSARGLQQEAESTAGALQEVNASVAGVRKDAGHLAASADATAATVEQVSRSVKGVSANAEELAASSEELLASMTEMNATVADLVARNQSSAAATEEVAATAEEMAKGIARLATDSQGVGERMSSMSNVVVGIGRVLGEVARDALSMASSVEETASTTEELARSVRGVAENARVMETHAASTASTVEEVAASVEEVAATAEKNAAVVDANAATIEQLARSAQQVAKAAESINTLAAGSASASTQLETSTRRVAQMMEEARATAERVGTTAREGGATLTRSIAGFGRIRQSIVESSGVMKEMGKRAEEIGDIVQTINLIADRTNLLSLNASIEAARAGEHGRGFAVVAEEIRALADRAAAASADVAKIVRGLQTTAREAASATVEGARAADEGAALASDAERALTTILKGVDDLGQNVREVSRASGEQVQAVQSLTQATARVSEQGRVITTSASEQAQAAQSLAQGGTEMRRMARQTTQATQDQARALRDAVRSNGQLAEVSVKVSRAVQEQAVGAGELAKAASQMRQLVQAVSGAVGAQSKEVAGVGTLSQEVATATQRTLLGLAEQAKAAAEVTRAMEETRKQVAQSARGMSEQARALKQGEVASRQVAKLAADVTRATDEQAQALTGLVKGADEVRRVAKATARALDEQTEALSSVAASATRQATGVASVARASTEATTVTEGLAKSVEEMRLRARDIVTTTAQQTRTTAATAAEVREVAGRLAQLTRLQGEQVESLSRLTGLLGGARNIESGATRSREKQA; the protein is encoded by the coding sequence ATGGCGACGGACAACGGTAGCGGAGCCCTCGCGCTGGACGACGCGCGCACCCTCGCGGAGAGCGCGTCGCGCAGCGTGCAGGAGGGCGCCAGCATGGTGCAGGCGGTGGAGGCCCTGGCGACGCGGCTGGCGGCGAGCGGGAACGAGCAGGCCGCCGCCTCCGAGCAGGTGCGCGCCTCCATCGAGTCCATCGCCGCCTACGTGGAGGAGACGGGCCTGTCGGTGCACGAGCTCCTGCGCTCCCAGCGCACGGTGAGTGACTCCGCGCGCGGCCTCCAGCAGGAGGCAGAGAGCACCGCGGGCGCGCTGCAGGAGGTGAATGCCTCCGTGGCCGGCGTGCGCAAGGACGCCGGGCACCTGGCCGCCTCGGCGGACGCCACCGCCGCCACGGTGGAGCAGGTGTCGCGCTCGGTGAAGGGTGTGAGCGCCAACGCGGAGGAGCTGGCCGCCTCCAGCGAGGAGCTGCTGGCGTCGATGACGGAGATGAACGCCACCGTGGCGGACCTCGTCGCGCGCAACCAGTCCAGCGCCGCCGCCACGGAAGAGGTCGCCGCCACCGCCGAGGAGATGGCCAAGGGCATTGCCCGCCTGGCCACGGACTCGCAGGGGGTGGGCGAGCGCATGTCGTCGATGTCCAACGTGGTGGTGGGCATTGGCCGCGTGCTGGGCGAGGTGGCCCGTGACGCCCTCAGCATGGCGTCCAGCGTGGAGGAGACGGCGAGCACCACGGAGGAGCTGGCGCGCAGCGTGCGCGGCGTGGCGGAGAATGCGCGGGTGATGGAGACGCACGCCGCCTCCACCGCGTCCACCGTGGAGGAGGTCGCCGCCAGCGTGGAGGAGGTGGCCGCCACCGCGGAGAAGAACGCCGCCGTGGTGGACGCCAACGCGGCCACGATTGAGCAGCTCGCCCGCTCCGCGCAGCAGGTGGCGAAGGCGGCGGAGAGCATCAACACCCTGGCGGCCGGCAGCGCCTCCGCGTCCACGCAGCTGGAGACGTCCACGCGCCGGGTGGCGCAGATGATGGAGGAGGCCCGCGCCACCGCCGAGCGCGTGGGCACCACCGCGCGCGAGGGCGGCGCCACCTTGACGCGCTCCATCGCCGGCTTCGGCCGCATCCGCCAGTCCATCGTCGAGTCCTCCGGCGTCATGAAGGAGATGGGCAAGCGCGCGGAGGAGATTGGCGACATCGTCCAGACCATCAACCTCATCGCGGACCGCACCAACCTCCTGTCCCTCAACGCCAGCATCGAGGCGGCGCGCGCGGGCGAGCACGGCCGCGGCTTCGCGGTGGTGGCGGAGGAGATTCGCGCGTTGGCGGACCGGGCGGCGGCGGCCAGCGCGGACGTGGCCAAAATCGTCCGGGGCCTCCAGACGACGGCGCGCGAGGCGGCCAGCGCCACGGTGGAGGGCGCGCGCGCGGCGGACGAAGGCGCGGCCCTGGCGTCCGACGCGGAGCGGGCGCTGACCACCATCCTCAAGGGCGTGGACGACCTGGGGCAGAACGTGCGCGAGGTGTCGCGCGCGTCCGGCGAGCAGGTGCAAGCGGTGCAGTCCCTCACCCAGGCCACGGCGCGGGTGAGCGAGCAGGGCCGCGTCATCACCACCTCGGCATCGGAGCAGGCGCAGGCGGCGCAGTCGCTGGCCCAGGGCGGCACGGAGATGCGGCGCATGGCCCGCCAGACGACGCAGGCCACGCAGGACCAGGCGCGCGCGCTGCGCGACGCGGTGCGCTCCAACGGGCAACTGGCGGAGGTGTCGGTGAAGGTGTCCCGCGCGGTGCAGGAGCAGGCCGTCGGCGCCGGGGAGCTGGCCAAGGCCGCCTCGCAGATGCGGCAACTGGTGCAGGCGGTGAGCGGGGCGGTGGGGGCGCAGAGCAAGGAGGTGGCGGGCGTGGGCACCCTGTCGCAGGAGGTGGCGACGGCCACCCAGCGCACGCTGCTGGGGCTGGCCGAGCAGGCCAAGGCCGCCGCCGAGGTGACGCGGGCCATGGAGGAGACGCGCAAGCAGGTGGCCCAGTCCGCGCGCGGCATGTCCGAGCAGGCCCGCGCCCTCAAGCAGGGCGAGGTGGCCAGCCGGCAGGTGGCGAAGCTCGCGGCCGACGTGACGCGGGCCACCGACGAGCAGGCGCAGGCGCTCACCGGGCTGGTGAAGGGCGCGGACGAGGTGCGGCGCGTGGCGAAGGCGACGGCGCGCGCGCTGGACGAGCAGACGGAGGCGCTGTCCTCCGTCGCCGCGTCCGCCACCCGTCAGGCCACCGGCGTGGCCTCCGTGGCGCGCGCCAGCACGGAGGCCACCACGGTGACGGAGGGGCTGGCCAAGAGCGTGGAGGAGATGCGCCTGAGGGCCCGCGACATCGTCACCACCACCGCGCAGCAGACGCGCACCACCGCCGCCACCGCCGCCGAGGTGCGCGAGGTGGCCGGGCGGCTGGCGCAGCTCACGCGCCTCCAGGGCGAGCAGGTGGAGAGCCTCTCGCGGCTGACAGGCCTGCTCGGCGGCGCGCGCAACATCGAGTCAGGGGCCACGCGGTCCCGGGAGAAGCAGGCGTGA
- a CDS encoding CheR family methyltransferase, with protein sequence MASLPMSPQVFSILSALIEQRAGLHYAPEDRELLQDKVSSRAEEAGFDSLLDYYYYLRYDPAGSEALDALVDSLLVHETYFFREALPLSVLAEDVLAPAVHAGRRPRVWCAACSTGEEPLTLAMMLADRGVLSGVELVASDLSTRALERARAGEHNLRSMRALPPGVEGRWLEVHDGRPRVKQELVDAVDWRRVNLVDAAMVAALGTFDAILCRNVLIYFQDETALRVVESLTRALVPGGNLLVGTSESLMRFGTALSCEERRGAFFYTREGA encoded by the coding sequence ATGGCCTCGCTTCCCATGTCGCCGCAGGTATTCTCCATCCTGTCGGCGCTGATTGAGCAGCGCGCCGGCCTGCACTACGCGCCGGAGGACCGCGAGCTGCTCCAGGACAAGGTGTCCTCGCGCGCGGAGGAGGCGGGCTTCGACTCGCTCCTCGACTACTACTACTACCTCCGCTACGACCCGGCCGGCTCGGAGGCGCTGGACGCGCTGGTGGACTCGCTGCTCGTCCACGAGACGTACTTCTTCCGCGAGGCGCTGCCGCTGTCGGTGCTGGCGGAGGACGTGCTCGCCCCCGCCGTCCACGCGGGCAGGCGCCCCCGCGTGTGGTGTGCCGCGTGCTCCACCGGCGAGGAGCCCCTCACGCTGGCGATGATGCTGGCGGACCGCGGCGTCCTCTCCGGCGTGGAGCTGGTGGCCAGCGACTTGAGCACCCGCGCGCTGGAGCGTGCGCGCGCCGGCGAGCACAACCTGCGCTCCATGCGCGCGCTGCCGCCGGGCGTGGAGGGGCGCTGGCTGGAGGTGCATGACGGGCGCCCGCGCGTGAAGCAGGAGCTGGTGGACGCGGTGGACTGGCGCCGCGTCAACCTGGTGGACGCGGCGATGGTGGCGGCGCTGGGCACCTTCGATGCCATCCTCTGCCGCAACGTGCTCATCTACTTCCAGGACGAGACGGCCCTGCGCGTGGTGGAGTCGCTGACGCGCGCGCTCGTGCCCGGCGGCAACCTGCTGGTGGGCACCTCCGAGTCGCTGATGCGCTTCGGCACCGCGCTGTCCTGCGAGGAGCGGCGCGGCGCCTTCTTCTACACCCGGGAGGGTGCATGA
- a CDS encoding Hsp20/alpha crystallin family protein, with protein MADITRREGSISRRERDPFSQMQELMGWDPFEAMTQLLGGGRGAVPSFVPAFEVKETKDAFIFKADLPGVQEKDLEISLTGDRLVVSGKRESEKREENERYFAFERSFGSFSRAFTLPEGVDSEHIAADLKDGVLNLTLPKKPEVQPKRIKVGASGNVGGDKPKA; from the coding sequence ATGGCCGACATCACCCGTCGCGAAGGCAGCATTTCCCGCCGCGAGCGGGACCCGTTCTCCCAGATGCAGGAATTGATGGGCTGGGACCCGTTCGAAGCGATGACCCAATTGCTGGGCGGAGGTCGCGGCGCCGTCCCCAGCTTCGTCCCCGCCTTCGAGGTGAAGGAGACGAAGGACGCGTTCATCTTCAAGGCCGACCTGCCGGGCGTGCAGGAGAAGGACCTGGAAATCTCGCTGACCGGCGACCGCCTGGTCGTCAGCGGCAAGCGTGAGTCCGAGAAGCGCGAGGAGAACGAGCGCTACTTCGCCTTCGAGCGCAGCTTCGGCTCGTTCAGCCGCGCCTTCACCCTGCCGGAGGGCGTGGACTCGGAGCACATCGCCGCGGACCTGAAGGACGGCGTGCTGAACCTCACGCTGCCCAAGAAGCCCGAGGTGCAGCCCAAGCGCATCAAGGTGGGCGCGAGCGGCAACGTCGGCGGCGACAAGCCGAAGGCGTAG
- a CDS encoding HEAT repeat domain-containing protein yields the protein MTASSSAQGHPLSLSADDRAQVEAVEQLARRGSGSLDTLVAGLDAPSWAVRRAVVGALARLGSPAVTPLRDVLSHRRDSEARLAAAVEALVASSGDVEGSLEPLAEDSNPAVVCDVAQVLGRRRSRRSVPLLARLTVHPDDNVAVASIEALGRIGGGAAVDTLLAALGSGNFFRIFPAIDVLGRCGDPIVVPALLGLLSDPFYALEATRALGRTGQEAAVPALVGLLRRGNDALVRGAAVALVDIHEAQVQRFGGARAVQGALRGDSDVAMLGRRLSQALNGADSAEKAALSRLLGWVGGPDAASGLLKLLDGPDPSVARAAAGALAELGSDADAQILRALRDGDSARRRVLLPLVGRRAASVPDVLACLEDRDAAVRALAADTLSRIGDPAAVPALFMRLVDDDPRVVQATVGAIQSLGSEETERMALEAARSPDGRLRRAALRIIAYFGYPRGLDVLLQAMRDPDERLRDAAIFGLPFIEDPRAVDALLTAAAHESERTRAAAMRALGQTEKEARITSTLLGGLNDRDPWVRYYACQSLGKLNEEAAADAIVALADDDAGQVRVAVVDALAHMHTEGAMTALRRAATSADADVRRAALLGLGVARRPDALPVLLEAVGSEDAATRLVALSAVAEYDAPETLPALLRAAGDRDDSVRSAAVGFLATRTGMPATQALVTLLGDVTLRERVVSALALPIDGRLPGLLTALEAADEVTAPLLVAALARMRRADARAALLQCLVSASPVGRRAAAPAVAALGTVEAREALEHASTHDDDAEVRRACLLALGR from the coding sequence GTGACGGCATCCTCTTCGGCCCAGGGCCATCCCCTCTCCCTGTCCGCGGATGACCGCGCGCAGGTGGAGGCGGTGGAGCAGCTCGCCCGGCGCGGCTCCGGCAGCCTCGACACGTTGGTGGCCGGCCTGGACGCGCCGAGCTGGGCGGTGCGCCGCGCCGTGGTGGGCGCGCTCGCGCGGCTGGGCAGCCCCGCCGTGACGCCCCTGCGCGACGTGCTCAGCCACCGGCGCGACAGCGAGGCGCGCCTGGCCGCCGCGGTGGAGGCGCTGGTGGCCTCCTCGGGCGACGTGGAGGGGTCGCTGGAGCCGCTCGCGGAGGACTCGAACCCGGCCGTTGTCTGCGACGTGGCCCAGGTGCTGGGCCGCCGCCGCAGCCGCCGCTCGGTGCCGCTGCTGGCCCGGCTCACCGTCCACCCGGACGACAACGTGGCCGTGGCGTCCATTGAGGCCCTGGGGCGCATTGGCGGCGGCGCGGCGGTGGACACGCTGCTGGCGGCGCTGGGCAGCGGCAACTTCTTCCGCATCTTCCCGGCCATCGACGTGCTGGGGCGCTGCGGGGACCCCATCGTCGTGCCCGCGCTGCTGGGCCTGCTGTCGGACCCCTTCTACGCGCTGGAGGCGACGCGCGCGCTGGGCCGCACCGGCCAGGAGGCGGCGGTGCCCGCGCTGGTGGGCCTGTTGCGCCGGGGCAACGACGCGCTGGTGCGCGGGGCCGCGGTGGCGCTGGTGGACATCCACGAGGCGCAGGTGCAGCGCTTCGGCGGCGCGCGCGCGGTGCAGGGCGCGCTGCGCGGGGACTCGGACGTGGCGATGCTGGGCCGGCGGCTGTCGCAGGCCCTCAACGGCGCGGACTCGGCGGAGAAGGCCGCCCTCTCGCGGCTGCTCGGCTGGGTGGGCGGGCCGGACGCGGCGTCGGGCCTCCTGAAGCTGCTGGACGGGCCGGACCCGTCGGTGGCGCGCGCGGCGGCCGGCGCCCTGGCGGAATTGGGCTCGGACGCGGACGCCCAGATTCTGCGCGCCCTGCGCGACGGGGACAGCGCCCGCCGCCGCGTGCTGCTGCCCCTGGTGGGGCGCCGGGCGGCGTCGGTGCCGGACGTGCTGGCGTGCCTGGAGGACCGGGACGCGGCGGTGCGCGCGCTGGCGGCGGACACGCTGTCGCGCATCGGCGACCCGGCCGCGGTGCCGGCCCTCTTCATGCGACTGGTGGACGATGACCCGCGCGTGGTGCAGGCCACCGTGGGGGCCATCCAGTCGCTGGGCAGCGAGGAGACGGAGCGCATGGCGCTGGAGGCGGCGCGCTCGCCGGACGGGCGCCTGCGCCGCGCGGCGCTGCGCATCATCGCCTACTTCGGCTACCCGCGCGGGCTGGACGTGCTGCTCCAGGCCATGAGGGACCCGGACGAGCGGCTGCGCGACGCGGCCATCTTCGGCCTGCCCTTCATCGAGGACCCGCGCGCGGTGGACGCGCTCCTCACCGCCGCGGCGCACGAGTCCGAGCGCACGCGCGCGGCGGCCATGCGCGCGCTGGGGCAGACGGAGAAGGAGGCGCGCATCACCTCCACGCTGCTGGGGGGCCTCAACGACAGGGACCCGTGGGTGCGCTACTACGCGTGCCAGTCCCTGGGGAAGCTGAACGAGGAGGCCGCCGCGGACGCGATTGTCGCGCTGGCGGACGACGACGCGGGCCAGGTGCGCGTGGCGGTGGTGGACGCGCTGGCGCACATGCACACGGAAGGGGCCATGACCGCGCTGCGGCGCGCGGCCACCAGCGCGGACGCGGACGTGCGCCGCGCGGCGCTGCTGGGCCTGGGGGTGGCCCGCCGTCCGGATGCGCTGCCGGTGCTGCTGGAGGCGGTGGGCTCGGAGGACGCGGCCACGCGGCTCGTCGCCCTCTCCGCCGTGGCGGAGTACGACGCGCCGGAGACGCTGCCCGCGCTCCTGCGCGCCGCCGGTGACAGGGACGACAGCGTGCGCAGCGCGGCGGTGGGCTTCCTCGCCACGCGCACCGGGATGCCGGCCACGCAGGCCCTGGTGACGCTGCTGGGGGACGTGACGCTGCGCGAGCGGGTGGTGAGCGCGCTGGCGCTGCCCATCGACGGCCGGCTGCCGGGGCTGCTCACCGCGCTGGAGGCGGCGGACGAGGTGACGGCGCCGCTGCTGGTGGCCGCGCTGGCCCGCATGCGCCGGGCGGACGCGCGCGCCGCGCTGCTCCAGTGCCTGGTGTCCGCGAGCCCCGTGGGCCGGCGCGCCGCGGCTCCGGCCGTGGCGGCGCTGGGCACCGTGGAGGCGCGCGAGGCGCTGGAGCACGCCTCCACGCACGACGACGACGCGGAAGTGCGGCGCGCCTGCCTGCTGGCGCTGGGCCGGTGA
- a CDS encoding chemotaxis protein CheA — translation MTGSVDLADFLPAYLAEAEELLGAAHRHLLAVEASVRRGLAHPRAVRELFRALHTIKGLSAMVDVEPIVSIAHWMETSLRLADRAGGRLPEASVEPLMEGLREIEGRVRQLAAGKQAAPVPAGLLERLEALETAASGTGPTKPASAALDLDAALSSRLSTAEREQLTAGAASGKRAVRLDFVPSAERAASGITINSVRERVAKLAETVKVLPLSGPAAGGSSLTFALLLLTDAGDDALLEAAGGPPGSVRSLASAPAAPAPARAPSEPELEAVASRVDDEPEEQRRGGGTLRVEVSRLDEAMERLAALVVNRSRLTRAVAALTAAGAPTRELTAILQENGRQLRDMRAAIIRLRMVKVADVLERLPLLVRGLRRSTGKQVRLELEVGDAELDKAVADRLLPALVHLVRNAVDHALESPEERLAAGKPEEGVVRLITHGAASGLLELCVIDDGRGVDARAVAARAGVPIPTTQDALLEVLCRPGFSTRDAADATSGRGMGMDIVRRITVDQLGGELRLETKPGAGTTFRLRVPLTITLLDALVFECAGLRYAVAVGSVEELIDVDPAKLVRPAGASGVVLVERRGSAVPVLSLERLLGREGPDGRNGAGVKALIVRQRGEPVAFAVDRLLGQQEIVLRTLEDPLVRVPGVAGATDLGDGQPTLVLDLAALGAARSGNSRRRESVPGRERAT, via the coding sequence GTGACCGGCTCGGTGGACCTCGCGGACTTCCTTCCGGCCTACCTGGCGGAGGCGGAGGAATTGCTCGGCGCGGCCCACCGGCACCTGCTCGCCGTGGAGGCCAGCGTGCGGCGGGGGCTCGCCCACCCGCGCGCCGTGCGCGAGCTGTTCCGCGCGCTGCACACCATCAAGGGCCTGTCCGCCATGGTGGACGTGGAGCCCATCGTCTCCATCGCCCACTGGATGGAGACGTCGCTGCGCCTCGCCGACCGCGCCGGGGGCCGGCTCCCCGAGGCCAGCGTGGAGCCCCTCATGGAGGGGCTGCGAGAAATCGAGGGGCGCGTGCGGCAGCTCGCCGCCGGCAAGCAGGCCGCGCCCGTGCCCGCGGGCCTGCTGGAGCGCCTGGAGGCGCTGGAGACGGCCGCGTCGGGCACCGGGCCCACGAAGCCCGCGTCCGCCGCACTGGATTTGGACGCGGCGCTGTCCTCCCGCCTGTCCACCGCGGAGCGGGAGCAGCTCACCGCCGGGGCAGCTTCTGGGAAGCGCGCGGTGCGGCTGGACTTCGTGCCGAGCGCCGAGCGCGCCGCCAGCGGCATCACCATCAACAGCGTGCGCGAGCGCGTGGCGAAGCTGGCGGAGACCGTCAAGGTGCTGCCGCTCTCCGGGCCCGCCGCGGGCGGAAGCTCGCTGACCTTCGCGCTGCTCCTGCTCACCGACGCGGGGGACGACGCGCTGCTGGAGGCCGCGGGAGGCCCGCCCGGCTCGGTGCGCTCGCTGGCCTCCGCGCCCGCCGCACCGGCCCCGGCCCGAGCGCCGTCCGAGCCCGAGCTGGAGGCGGTGGCGTCGCGGGTGGACGACGAGCCCGAGGAGCAGCGGCGGGGCGGGGGCACCCTGCGGGTGGAGGTGTCCCGGCTGGACGAGGCCATGGAGCGGCTGGCGGCGCTCGTCGTCAACCGCTCGCGGCTCACCCGCGCGGTGGCGGCGCTGACGGCCGCGGGCGCGCCCACACGTGAGCTCACCGCCATCCTCCAGGAGAACGGGCGCCAGCTGCGCGACATGCGCGCGGCCATCATCCGCCTGCGCATGGTGAAGGTGGCGGACGTGCTGGAGCGGCTGCCCCTGCTGGTGCGCGGCCTGCGCCGCAGCACGGGCAAGCAGGTACGGCTGGAGCTGGAGGTGGGCGACGCGGAGCTGGACAAGGCCGTGGCGGACCGGCTCCTGCCCGCGCTGGTGCACCTGGTGCGCAACGCGGTGGACCATGCGCTGGAATCGCCCGAGGAGCGCCTCGCGGCCGGCAAGCCCGAGGAGGGCGTGGTGCGCCTCATCACCCACGGCGCCGCCAGCGGGCTGCTCGAGCTGTGCGTCATCGACGACGGGCGCGGCGTGGACGCGCGGGCGGTGGCCGCGCGCGCGGGCGTGCCCATCCCCACGACACAGGATGCGCTGCTGGAGGTGCTCTGCCGCCCCGGCTTCTCCACCCGTGACGCCGCCGACGCGACGAGCGGCCGCGGCATGGGCATGGACATCGTCCGCCGCATCACCGTGGACCAGCTCGGCGGCGAGCTGCGGCTGGAGACGAAGCCCGGCGCCGGCACCACCTTCCGCCTGCGCGTGCCGCTGACGATTACGCTGCTGGACGCGCTCGTCTTCGAGTGCGCCGGCCTGCGCTACGCGGTGGCGGTCGGCTCGGTGGAGGAGCTCATCGACGTGGACCCGGCGAAGCTGGTGCGGCCCGCGGGCGCCAGCGGCGTGGTGCTCGTGGAGCGGCGGGGCAGCGCGGTGCCGGTGCTGTCACTGGAGCGGCTGCTGGGGCGCGAGGGCCCGGACGGGCGCAATGGCGCGGGCGTGAAGGCGCTCATCGTCCGCCAGCGCGGCGAGCCGGTGGCCTTCGCGGTGGACCGGCTGCTGGGTCAGCAGGAAATCGTGCTGCGCACGCTGGAGGACCCGCTGGTGCGCGTGCCCGGCGTGGCCGGGGCGACGGACCTGGGGGATGGCCAGCCCACGCTGGTGTTGGACCTGGCCGCACTGGGCGCGGCCCGGAGCGGCAACTCGAGGCGGCGCGAGTCCGTCCCGGGAAGGGAGCGCGCGACATGA
- a CDS encoding response regulator, with the protein MPEVLVVDDSKVMRDMVVACLRPYPGLTFTHASSGLEAIERLSLQPYDLLVLDLNMPDIGGIEVVEFVRGQDRLRNLPIIIVTTRGDEASRARALAVGANRFMTKPFTPDAILGEARALLEEKRG; encoded by the coding sequence ATGCCAGAGGTGCTCGTCGTCGATGACAGCAAGGTGATGCGCGACATGGTCGTCGCATGCCTGCGCCCCTATCCGGGCCTCACCTTCACCCACGCGTCCAGTGGGCTGGAGGCCATCGAGCGCCTGTCGCTTCAGCCGTACGACCTGCTCGTCCTCGACCTCAACATGCCGGATATCGGAGGCATCGAAGTCGTGGAGTTCGTGCGGGGACAGGACCGGCTCCGGAACCTGCCCATCATCATCGTCACCACGCGTGGGGACGAGGCCTCGCGCGCCCGGGCGCTGGCGGTGGGTGCCAACCGCTTCATGACGAAGCCCTTCACTCCAGATGCCATCCTCGGCGAGGCGCGGGCCCTGCTGGAGGAGAAGCGCGGGTGA